One segment of Bradyrhizobium sp. CB2312 DNA contains the following:
- a CDS encoding metallophosphoesterase produces the protein MRSTHIISDLHLGGDYAHPRGSGKRGFRLCTRADAVAQFIDGITQKFAQQGPSELILNGDTVDFLAEHDEKPNAWSPFTRDPGLAVKKLQSIVERDQAVFDAMGRFLDKGGRLVVLLGNHDIELSLPTVRAAFRRALGIKAGHDFEFLYDGEAYIVGDALIEHGNRYDSWNQVDYDALRHVRSVQSRRLDVPDEHVFTPPAGSEMVTEVINTIKLDYPFVDLLKPETAAVVPMLLALEPGFRSRLATIALLYSRTRSHGLSNPVTPRFGGDIRSEQDISIIPGEDMGGRTDPAQNGFGEEISSDGNVKTDTDRSEKSAALKEALQAALGNQAERFLRDLDAEIAEADPLGQLGDEVTASDTVSRIYGFAALLFGRTSQPFERRMPALLKAMRGLQDTDTFELGTESAKEYLDAAQMLCDRGGFRYVVFGHTHQAKRVSLGDGRFYLNTGTWADVLRFPNEILKSEADALPALQAFVAQMKAGDFSAWTLFRPTYVHFEVGDDGKVSKAELLNFSEAATS, from the coding sequence GTGCGTAGTACGCATATCATTTCTGACTTGCATCTCGGTGGTGATTACGCGCACCCGCGCGGATCGGGCAAGCGCGGCTTCCGGCTGTGCACCCGCGCCGATGCAGTGGCACAGTTCATCGATGGCATCACTCAGAAGTTCGCACAGCAAGGTCCGAGCGAGCTGATCCTGAACGGCGATACGGTCGACTTTCTAGCAGAGCACGATGAAAAGCCGAATGCATGGTCTCCCTTCACGAGAGATCCGGGCCTGGCAGTCAAGAAACTTCAATCGATCGTCGAACGGGACCAGGCCGTGTTCGACGCCATGGGGCGGTTTCTCGACAAGGGAGGCCGTCTCGTGGTGCTGCTCGGAAATCACGATATCGAACTGAGCCTGCCTACGGTGCGCGCAGCGTTCCGCCGCGCGCTCGGCATCAAGGCAGGTCATGATTTCGAATTTCTCTACGACGGCGAGGCTTACATTGTCGGCGACGCGCTGATCGAGCATGGCAATCGCTACGACAGCTGGAACCAGGTCGATTACGACGCACTTCGTCATGTTCGCTCGGTTCAGTCGCGCCGGCTGGATGTACCCGATGAGCATGTGTTCACCCCGCCCGCCGGCAGCGAGATGGTGACCGAAGTCATCAATACGATCAAGCTCGACTATCCGTTCGTGGATTTGCTGAAGCCCGAGACCGCTGCCGTGGTGCCGATGCTGCTCGCCCTCGAGCCGGGCTTTCGTTCGCGCCTTGCCACGATCGCCCTCCTCTACAGCCGAACCCGCAGCCACGGGCTCTCGAATCCGGTGACCCCCAGGTTCGGCGGCGACATTCGGTCCGAGCAGGATATCAGCATCATTCCCGGCGAGGATATGGGAGGCCGCACCGACCCCGCCCAGAACGGATTTGGCGAAGAGATTTCTTCCGATGGAAACGTGAAGACAGATACGGATCGGTCCGAGAAGAGCGCGGCACTGAAGGAGGCGCTGCAGGCTGCGTTGGGAAACCAGGCCGAACGGTTTCTCCGGGACCTCGACGCCGAAATTGCCGAAGCCGATCCGCTTGGCCAGCTTGGAGACGAGGTCACCGCGTCCGACACTGTCAGCCGGATCTACGGCTTCGCGGCGCTCCTCTTCGGGCGCACATCCCAACCCTTCGAGAGGCGAATGCCCGCGCTGCTGAAGGCCATGCGCGGCCTGCAGGACACCGATACGTTCGAGCTCGGCACGGAAAGCGCGAAGGAATATCTGGACGCCGCGCAAATGCTCTGCGATCGCGGCGGCTTCCGCTATGTCGTGTTCGGCCACACCCATCAAGCCAAGCGCGTATCTCTGGGCGACGGCCGGTTCTATTTGAACACCGGTACATGGGCCGATGTCCTCCGGTTTCCCAATGAGATTCTGAAGTCCGAGGCCGACGCGCTGCCCGCCTTGCAGGCTTTCGTGGCGCAGATGAAAGCCGGCGATTTTTCCGCCTGGACGTTGTTTCGTCCGACCTATGTCCATTTTGAGGTCGGTGACGATGGAAAGGTTTCGAAGGCTGAACTTCTGAACTTCTCGGAGGCCGCAACGTCATGA
- a CDS encoding isocitrate/isopropylmalate family dehydrogenase, whose protein sequence is MQIVVLPGDGIGPEITTATSGVLRAASERFQLNLRLEEHAVGHASLKQFGTTVRPELLDVVRAADGLILGPTATFDFKDEAHGEINPSRHFRKSLDLYANVRPARTYAGRPGRIGDFDLVVVRENTEGFYADRNMEQGNGEMLVTPDVAMSLRRITRLCCERIAHAACRLAMKRRKHLTIVHKANVLKIGDGMFLDICRAAAKSYPGLEVDDILVDAMMAHVVRNPDRFDVIVSTNMFGDILSDLTAELSGSLGLGGSLNVGDRYAMAQAAHGSAPDIAGQDVANPVSLILSTALLLAWHGERSGAVRYEEAARAIEGAVAKALREGRATRDVGGKLGTIAAGAAIAEILQAE, encoded by the coding sequence ATGCAAATCGTCGTTTTGCCCGGTGACGGCATCGGGCCCGAGATCACGACCGCGACATCGGGCGTGCTGCGCGCGGCCTCCGAGCGCTTCCAGCTCAATCTGCGGCTCGAGGAGCACGCGGTCGGGCATGCGAGCCTGAAGCAGTTCGGCACGACGGTGCGCCCCGAGCTTCTCGACGTCGTCCGCGCCGCGGACGGCCTGATCCTGGGCCCGACCGCGACCTTCGACTTCAAGGACGAGGCGCATGGCGAGATCAACCCTTCACGCCACTTCCGCAAGAGCCTCGATCTCTACGCCAATGTCAGGCCGGCGCGCACTTATGCCGGGCGGCCCGGCCGCATCGGTGATTTCGACCTCGTCGTGGTGCGCGAGAACACCGAAGGGTTTTATGCCGACCGCAACATGGAGCAGGGCAACGGCGAGATGCTGGTCACGCCTGACGTCGCGATGTCGCTGCGCCGGATCACGCGGCTGTGCTGCGAGCGCATCGCGCACGCCGCCTGCCGTCTCGCGATGAAGCGGCGCAAGCATCTCACCATCGTGCACAAGGCCAATGTGCTCAAGATCGGCGACGGCATGTTCCTCGACATCTGCCGCGCGGCGGCGAAGAGCTATCCGGGTCTCGAAGTCGACGACATCCTGGTCGACGCGATGATGGCGCATGTGGTGCGCAATCCCGATCGCTTCGACGTGATCGTCTCCACCAACATGTTCGGCGACATCCTGTCTGATCTCACCGCGGAGCTCTCCGGCAGCCTCGGCCTCGGCGGCTCGCTCAATGTCGGCGACCGCTATGCCATGGCACAGGCCGCGCATGGTTCGGCGCCCGACATCGCCGGACAGGACGTCGCCAATCCGGTCTCGCTGATCCTGTCGACGGCACTGCTGCTGGCCTGGCACGGCGAGAGAAGCGGCGCGGTGCGCTATGAGGAAGCGGCGCGTGCGATCGAGGGCGCGGTGGCGAAGGCCCTTCGCGAGGGCAGGGCGACGCGCGACGTCGGTGGCAAGCTTGGCACCATCGCGGCAGGCGCTGCGATCGCGGAGATCCTGCAGGCGGAGTGA
- a CDS encoding MFS transporter, translating into MTITLPAAAREPDHPIADGLPVTQRRWAIAAIFTALAMASLDTAIANIALPAIAADLHVTPEQSVWVVNVYQIALVATLLPLGALGEIVGHQRIYLGGLILFTIASLFCAVAWSLDSLLVARALQGLGASGIMSVNTALVRFVYPGRMQGRGFGHNALVVATAFTFGPSIASAILAVGPWPWLFAVNIPFGLVATGIGFAMLPKTPRADHGFDFLGALLAAACLGLFITGIGSAAHNLSPVVVGIELIAAIALGFILTRRHADHPAPMLPIDLFGRPMFALSAATAVCSFAVQGLAFVSLPFYFEDVLGRSQVETGFFMTPWPLVVGIMAPIAGRLSDRHPVGLLGGIGLVLLGIGMALLALLPASPSIPDIVWRIMICGMGFGFFQAPNMKALMGSAPPHRSGSASGIVATARLTGQTTGAALAAACFAIAGHNGATVALALGAGFAALGAVMSFLRLAVK; encoded by the coding sequence ATGACAATCACGTTACCTGCCGCCGCGCGCGAGCCCGACCATCCCATTGCCGACGGCCTTCCGGTCACGCAGCGGCGCTGGGCGATTGCCGCGATCTTCACCGCGCTGGCGATGGCCTCGCTCGACACCGCGATTGCCAACATCGCCCTGCCTGCCATTGCCGCCGACCTGCACGTCACGCCGGAGCAGTCGGTCTGGGTCGTCAACGTCTACCAGATCGCGCTGGTCGCGACGCTGCTGCCGCTCGGGGCGCTCGGCGAAATCGTCGGACACCAGCGCATCTATCTCGGCGGCCTGATCCTGTTCACCATCGCTTCGCTGTTCTGTGCGGTGGCGTGGTCGCTCGACAGCCTGCTGGTCGCACGCGCGCTGCAGGGCCTCGGCGCGAGCGGCATCATGAGCGTCAACACGGCGCTGGTGCGCTTCGTCTATCCCGGACGGATGCAGGGCCGCGGCTTCGGTCACAACGCGCTGGTGGTCGCGACCGCCTTCACCTTCGGACCGTCGATCGCCTCCGCCATCCTCGCGGTCGGGCCATGGCCGTGGCTGTTCGCCGTCAACATCCCGTTCGGCCTGGTTGCGACCGGCATCGGCTTTGCGATGCTGCCGAAGACGCCGCGGGCCGATCACGGCTTCGACTTCCTCGGCGCGCTGCTCGCCGCCGCCTGCCTCGGCCTGTTCATCACCGGCATCGGCAGCGCCGCGCATAATCTGTCGCCGGTCGTCGTCGGCATCGAGCTGATTGCGGCCATCGCGCTCGGCTTCATCCTGACGCGCCGGCATGCCGATCATCCAGCGCCGATGCTGCCGATCGACTTGTTCGGCCGGCCGATGTTCGCGCTGTCGGCGGCGACGGCCGTGTGCTCCTTTGCCGTACAGGGCCTCGCCTTCGTTTCGCTGCCGTTCTATTTCGAGGACGTGCTGGGACGTTCGCAGGTCGAGACCGGCTTCTTCATGACGCCGTGGCCGCTGGTGGTCGGCATCATGGCGCCGATCGCGGGCCGCCTGTCCGACCGCCATCCGGTGGGCCTATTGGGCGGCATCGGCCTCGTGCTGCTCGGCATCGGCATGGCGCTGCTCGCGCTGCTTCCGGCAAGCCCGAGCATCCCCGATATCGTCTGGCGCATCATGATCTGCGGCATGGGCTTCGGCTTCTTCCAGGCACCGAACATGAAGGCGCTGATGGGAAGCGCGCCGCCACATCGCAGCGGTAGCGCCTCGGGCATCGTCGCCACCGCCCGCCTGACCGGACAGACGACCGGTGCCGCGCTCGCCGCGGCCTGCTTCGCCATCGCCGGACACAACGGCGCAACCGTCGCGCTGGCGCTCGGCGCCGGCTTTGCCGCGCTCGGCGCCGTGATGAGCTTCCTGCGGCTCGCGGTGAAGTAG
- a CDS encoding B12-binding domain-containing radical SAM protein, translating to MLYPLFTAESFWSFGESCKLMGVRRPAAPLGLITVAAMLPKDWSVRLVDCNTQAFGDEDLAWADVVFTGGMLPQQADTLRLIELCRAAGKPVVVGGPDPTSSPHIYEKADFRVLGEAEGVIDEFLAAWESGQRSGVFTAPKFQADVTKTPVPRFDLLKFEDYLYLGVQYSRGCPFTCEFCDIIELYGRVPRTKTTEQMFVELETLYNMGYRGHLDFVDDNFIGNKKSLRQFLPRLAEWQRAHNYPFELSTEASVNLADDPELLELMGAANFFGIFVGIESPDPATLVAMRKKQNTRRNIAESIHKIYAAGILVTAGFIVGFDNEKVSMAEAMIDFIEEAAIPVAMVGLLYALPNTQLTRRLEREGRLHPGHDVAPTIGADQCTAGINFDPVRPLRDILTDYKRVLEHIYSPAAYAGRVDKLMSLLDRSRQRHELAEGDIRSRVGAMETVHRVVTAIPEARGPLWQTFMNCAKRDTSSARIAVQLIAAYAHLGPFSHKVIEAIDGRLAAIDDGPVVPAAAAIDTTAARHLA from the coding sequence ATGCTCTATCCGCTGTTCACGGCGGAGTCGTTCTGGAGTTTTGGCGAATCCTGCAAGCTGATGGGCGTGCGGCGTCCCGCCGCGCCTCTGGGCTTGATCACGGTCGCCGCGATGTTGCCCAAGGACTGGAGCGTCCGGCTGGTCGATTGCAACACGCAGGCCTTCGGTGACGAGGATCTCGCCTGGGCCGATGTGGTCTTCACCGGCGGCATGCTGCCGCAGCAGGCCGACACGCTGCGCCTGATCGAACTCTGCCGCGCGGCCGGCAAGCCGGTGGTCGTCGGCGGTCCCGATCCGACCTCCAGCCCGCACATCTATGAGAAGGCCGACTTCCGGGTGCTCGGCGAGGCCGAGGGCGTCATCGACGAATTCCTCGCGGCCTGGGAGAGCGGGCAGCGCTCCGGCGTCTTCACCGCGCCGAAATTCCAGGCCGACGTCACCAAGACGCCGGTGCCGCGCTTCGACCTCCTGAAGTTCGAGGACTACCTCTATCTCGGTGTGCAGTATTCACGCGGCTGCCCGTTCACCTGCGAGTTCTGCGACATCATCGAGCTCTACGGCCGCGTGCCCAGGACCAAGACGACCGAGCAGATGTTCGTCGAGCTCGAGACGCTCTACAACATGGGCTACCGCGGCCATCTCGACTTCGTCGACGACAATTTCATCGGCAACAAGAAGTCGCTGCGGCAGTTCCTGCCCCGGCTCGCCGAATGGCAGCGCGCCCACAACTACCCCTTCGAGCTATCGACCGAGGCCTCGGTCAATCTCGCCGACGATCCTGAATTGCTGGAGCTGATGGGCGCCGCAAACTTCTTCGGCATCTTCGTCGGCATCGAGAGCCCCGATCCGGCAACTCTGGTCGCGATGCGCAAGAAGCAGAACACACGGCGCAACATCGCCGAGAGCATCCACAAGATCTACGCCGCCGGCATCCTGGTCACCGCCGGCTTCATCGTCGGCTTCGACAACGAGAAGGTCTCGATGGCCGAGGCGATGATCGATTTCATCGAGGAGGCGGCGATTCCCGTCGCCATGGTCGGCCTGCTCTATGCCTTGCCGAACACGCAGCTCACGCGCCGGCTCGAGCGCGAAGGCCGGCTGCATCCGGGCCACGATGTGGCGCCGACGATCGGTGCCGATCAGTGCACGGCCGGCATCAACTTCGATCCGGTCCGCCCGTTGCGCGACATCCTGACCGATTATAAGCGGGTGCTGGAGCATATCTACAGCCCGGCCGCCTATGCCGGCCGTGTCGACAAGCTGATGAGCCTGCTCGACCGCTCGAGGCAGCGCCACGAGCTCGCCGAGGGCGACATCCGCTCGCGGGTCGGCGCGATGGAGACGGTGCACCGCGTGGTCACCGCCATTCCGGAGGCGCGCGGGCCGTTGTGGCAGACCTTCATGAACTGCGCCAAGCGCGACACCTCATCGGCGCGCATCGCGGTGCAGTTGATTGCGGCCTATGCGCATCTCGGCCCGTTCTCGCACAAGGTGATCGAGGCCATCGATGGGCGCCTCGCTGCGATCGACGATGGGCCGGTCGTGCCGGCGGCAGCGGCGATCGACACGACGGCCGCCCGGCACCTGGCCTGA
- a CDS encoding (2Fe-2S)-binding protein encodes MANLTINGKSFTLDVEPDTPLLWAIRENAGLTGTKYGCGIAQCGACTVHMDGVATRSCGISVAEAEGKKITTIEGLASGATLHKVQEAWIAQDVPQCGYCQSGMIMAVAALLNEKPKPTDADIDEAITNICRCGTFQQVREAIHTIASA; translated from the coding sequence ATGGCAAACCTAACAATCAACGGAAAATCCTTCACGCTCGACGTGGAGCCGGATACCCCGCTGCTCTGGGCGATCCGCGAAAATGCCGGCCTGACCGGCACCAAATATGGTTGCGGCATTGCACAATGCGGTGCCTGCACCGTTCACATGGACGGCGTCGCGACCCGCTCCTGCGGGATTTCGGTCGCCGAGGCCGAGGGCAAGAAGATCACCACGATCGAGGGGCTCGCCTCCGGAGCCACGCTGCACAAGGTGCAGGAGGCCTGGATCGCCCAGGACGTGCCGCAATGCGGCTATTGCCAGAGCGGCATGATCATGGCGGTGGCGGCGCTCCTGAACGAGAAGCCGAAGCCGACCGACGCCGACATCGACGAGGCCATCACCAATATCTGCCGCTGCGGCACCTTCCAGCAGGTGCGCGAGGCGATCCACACGATCGCAAGCGCCTAA
- a CDS encoding molybdopterin cofactor-binding domain-containing protein: MNKHISPKMNRRAFVIGTAAVGAGLAIGLDLPFGGPTVVRAADGSPEVNAWVVVRPDDTVVIRIARSEMGQGSLTGLAQLVAEELECDWTKVTTEYPTPGQSVARKRVWGDFSTGGSRGIRSSQDYVRKGGATARVMLIEAAANEWKVPASECTVANGVITHTPSGRTTTYGKVAEAAAKLTPPADVKLKDPKDWRLVGKGVKRLDTADKTTGTMIYGIDVKLPGMLNAAIKDCPVFGGKLKSYDESKISGMKGVKKVVKVGDTAVAVVADTWWHAKTALEALPIVWDEGENAKVSSESIAKWLAEGLNNDQPAYVGNKNGDAKAAIAGAAKKVEAVYSYPYQNHATMEPMNATALYTADKCEVWCGTQNGEAAFAAVLEASGLPAEKCDVHKVMPGGGFGRRGQTDYVRQAVMVAKQMPGTPIKLLWSREEDMAHGRYHPITQCKMTGAFDANNNLVALHYRLSGQSILFSLRPEALQNGMDPAAFQGVAQSGEAAFGYSVPNLLIEHAMRNPHVPPGFWRGVNVNHNAIYMECFMDELAQAAGQDPLEFRRKLMGNHPKHLAVLNAVAEKIGWTTPAPQGVYRGIAQVMGYGSYVAGAAEISVTDGSKIKVHRIVASTDPGYIVNPAQVERQIAGSFVYGLSALFYGGCTVKDGKIEQTNFDTYNSMRINEMPKVESVMVPSGGFWGGVGEPTIGVAAPAVLNAYFAATGKRVRSFPLRDQNITFA; the protein is encoded by the coding sequence ATGAACAAGCACATCTCTCCCAAGATGAACCGCCGCGCCTTCGTCATCGGCACCGCCGCTGTCGGCGCCGGCCTTGCGATCGGCCTCGATCTCCCGTTCGGTGGCCCCACTGTGGTCCGCGCGGCCGATGGCTCGCCGGAGGTCAACGCCTGGGTCGTGGTCCGGCCCGACGACACCGTGGTGATCCGCATCGCCCGCTCCGAGATGGGCCAGGGATCGCTGACGGGCCTGGCCCAGCTCGTCGCCGAGGAGCTGGAATGCGACTGGACCAAGGTCACCACCGAATATCCGACGCCGGGCCAGAGCGTCGCCCGCAAGCGCGTCTGGGGCGATTTCTCGACCGGCGGCAGCCGCGGCATCCGCTCCTCACAGGACTATGTCCGCAAGGGCGGCGCCACCGCGCGCGTGATGCTGATCGAGGCCGCCGCCAATGAGTGGAAAGTGCCGGCCTCCGAATGCACCGTCGCCAACGGCGTCATCACCCATACGCCATCGGGCAGGACCACGACCTACGGCAAGGTCGCTGAAGCTGCGGCGAAGCTGACGCCGCCGGCCGACGTCAAGCTGAAGGATCCGAAGGACTGGAGGCTGGTCGGCAAGGGCGTCAAGCGGCTCGACACCGCCGACAAGACCACCGGCACCATGATCTACGGCATCGACGTCAAGCTGCCGGGCATGCTCAACGCCGCGATCAAGGACTGCCCGGTGTTCGGCGGCAAGCTGAAGAGCTACGACGAGTCCAAGATCTCCGGCATGAAAGGCGTCAAGAAGGTCGTCAAGGTCGGCGATACCGCGGTCGCGGTCGTGGCCGACACCTGGTGGCACGCCAAGACCGCGCTGGAAGCGCTGCCGATCGTGTGGGACGAAGGCGAGAACGCAAAAGTCTCCAGCGAGTCCATTGCGAAATGGCTGGCCGAAGGCCTGAACAACGACCAGCCGGCCTATGTCGGCAACAAGAACGGCGACGCCAAGGCCGCGATCGCCGGCGCCGCCAAGAAGGTCGAGGCCGTCTACAGCTATCCCTACCAGAATCACGCCACCATGGAGCCGATGAACGCTACCGCGCTCTACACGGCGGACAAGTGCGAGGTCTGGTGCGGCACGCAGAACGGTGAAGCTGCCTTCGCGGCGGTGCTGGAGGCCTCCGGCCTGCCGGCGGAGAAGTGCGACGTGCACAAGGTGATGCCCGGCGGCGGCTTCGGCCGGCGCGGCCAGACCGACTATGTCCGTCAGGCGGTCATGGTCGCCAAGCAGATGCCGGGCACGCCGATCAAGCTGTTGTGGTCGCGCGAGGAGGACATGGCGCACGGCCGGTATCACCCGATCACCCAGTGCAAGATGACCGGCGCGTTCGACGCCAACAACAATCTGGTCGCCCTGCACTACCGCCTGTCCGGCCAGTCGATCCTGTTCTCGCTGCGCCCCGAAGCGTTGCAGAACGGCATGGACCCGGCCGCGTTCCAGGGCGTCGCCCAGTCCGGCGAGGCCGCGTTCGGCTATTCGGTGCCGAACCTCTTGATCGAGCATGCGATGCGCAACCCGCACGTTCCGCCCGGCTTCTGGCGCGGCGTCAACGTCAACCACAACGCGATCTACATGGAATGCTTCATGGACGAGCTGGCCCAGGCCGCAGGCCAGGACCCGCTCGAATTCCGCCGCAAGCTGATGGGCAATCACCCCAAGCATCTGGCGGTGCTCAATGCCGTGGCCGAGAAGATCGGCTGGACCACGCCGGCGCCGCAGGGCGTCTATCGCGGCATTGCGCAGGTGATGGGCTATGGCAGCTATGTCGCCGGCGCCGCCGAGATCTCGGTGACCGACGGCAGCAAGATCAAGGTGCATCGCATTGTCGCCTCCACCGATCCCGGCTACATCGTCAATCCGGCGCAGGTGGAGCGGCAGATCGCTGGCTCCTTTGTCTATGGCCTCTCCGCCCTGTTCTACGGCGGCTGCACCGTCAAGGACGGCAAGATCGAGCAAACCAACTTCGACACCTACAATTCGATGCGCATCAACGAGATGCCGAAGGTGGAGTCGGTGATGGTGCCGAGCGGCGGATTCTGGGGCGGCGTCGGCGAGCCGACCATCGGCGTTGCGGCGCCGGCAGTGCTCAACGCCTATTTCGCCGCGACGGGCAAGCGGGTCCGCTCGTTCCCGCTGCGCGACCAGAACATCACCTTCGCTTAA
- a CDS encoding NAD(P)/FAD-dependent oxidoreductase: MPLMTTRPVTRRNAVFGITMAAATLARPSILRAQSTGRVVVVGGGFGGAACARALKRAQDNLQIILIEPNAVFTSCPFSNEVIAGLREIDVQQFGYGKLAAEGVTVVGQAVTAIEPERRSVMTSDGVALPYDRLVLSPGIDFHFEALPGYDDAASEKMPHAWKAGAQTLLLRRQLEAMEDGGMVAIAVPANPSRCPPAPYERASLIAHYLKTKKPRSKVLVLDAKDNFSQQRLFEKAWKELYGDMIERIALSQGGRVTSVDPVTKTIVTEFGNYTPDVANVIPPQRAGRIAEIAGATDATGWCPIDPVTFESKLVKNIHVIGDASLGGGIPKSASAASAQGKACAAAIVALLAGRTPETPRLTGVCYNTVAPGYGFSLAGNYQPRGDIFAEVEGGATSPVDAPRELRAREAGEAERWFQTITADTFG, translated from the coding sequence ATGCCCCTGATGACCACGCGCCCGGTGACACGGCGCAATGCCGTGTTCGGCATCACCATGGCGGCCGCGACGCTGGCGCGGCCATCGATCTTGCGCGCGCAATCCACGGGACGTGTCGTCGTGGTCGGCGGCGGTTTCGGCGGCGCCGCTTGCGCCCGCGCGCTGAAGCGTGCGCAGGACAATCTGCAGATCATCCTGATCGAGCCCAACGCGGTCTTCACCTCCTGCCCCTTCAGCAACGAGGTGATCGCGGGCCTGCGCGAGATCGACGTGCAGCAGTTCGGGTACGGCAAGCTTGCCGCCGAGGGCGTCACCGTGGTCGGCCAGGCCGTGACCGCGATCGAACCGGAGCGGCGCAGCGTCATGACGAGCGATGGCGTCGCGCTGCCCTATGACCGCCTCGTACTCTCGCCAGGGATCGACTTTCATTTTGAGGCCCTGCCCGGCTATGACGATGCGGCGTCGGAAAAGATGCCGCACGCCTGGAAGGCCGGCGCACAGACGCTGCTGCTGCGCAGGCAGTTGGAGGCGATGGAGGACGGCGGCATGGTTGCCATTGCGGTCCCTGCCAATCCCTCGCGTTGCCCGCCGGCGCCCTACGAGCGTGCCAGCCTGATCGCGCATTATTTGAAGACGAAGAAGCCGCGCTCCAAAGTGCTGGTGCTCGATGCCAAGGACAATTTTTCGCAGCAGCGCCTGTTCGAGAAGGCGTGGAAGGAGCTTTACGGCGACATGATCGAGCGCATCGCGCTGTCGCAAGGCGGCCGCGTCACCTCGGTCGATCCCGTGACCAAAACCATTGTCACCGAATTCGGCAACTACACGCCTGATGTCGCCAACGTCATCCCGCCGCAGCGCGCCGGCCGCATTGCCGAGATCGCGGGCGCTACGGATGCGACCGGGTGGTGTCCGATCGATCCCGTGACGTTCGAATCGAAGCTCGTCAAGAACATCCACGTCATCGGCGACGCCAGCCTCGGCGGCGGCATCCCCAAATCGGCATCGGCCGCGAGCGCGCAGGGCAAGGCCTGCGCCGCGGCGATCGTCGCCCTGCTCGCCGGCCGCACGCCTGAGACACCCCGGCTGACCGGAGTCTGCTACAACACCGTCGCGCCCGGTTACGGCTTCTCGCTCGCCGGCAACTACCAGCCGAGAGGCGACATCTTTGCCGAAGTTGAGGGCGGCGCGACCAGCCCGGTCGACGCCCCGCGCGAACTGCGTGCCCGCGAGGCCGGGGAAGCGGAGCGCTGGTTTCAAACCATCACGGCGGACACGTTTGGCTAG
- the soxX gene encoding sulfur oxidation c-type cytochrome SoxX, with protein MARAFHHIATMIAAGLAFACPAKAAELAPYKITGDGIAESLTGSLGDAARGRALVLARTTTCILCHSGPFPETRFQGDLAPDLTGAGNRWTASQLRLRLVDAARFNPETIMPSYYRNDGLVRVGRNFAGKPILSAAEIEDIVAFLATLRD; from the coding sequence TTGGCTAGAGCATTCCACCATATCGCGACGATGATCGCCGCCGGCCTTGCCTTCGCCTGTCCTGCGAAAGCGGCCGAGCTCGCGCCCTACAAGATCACCGGCGACGGCATCGCGGAATCCCTCACCGGCTCGCTCGGCGACGCCGCACGCGGCCGAGCGCTGGTGCTGGCGCGCACGACCACCTGCATCCTCTGCCATTCCGGCCCGTTCCCGGAAACGCGGTTCCAGGGCGACCTCGCGCCTGACCTCACAGGTGCCGGGAACCGCTGGACAGCGAGCCAGTTGCGGCTTCGACTGGTCGATGCGGCGCGCTTCAACCCGGAGACCATAATGCCGTCCTATTACCGCAACGATGGCCTCGTGCGCGTCGGGCGCAATTTTGCCGGCAAGCCGATCTTGTCGGCTGCAGAGATCGAGGACATCGTGGCCTTTCTTGCAACGCTTCGGGACTAG
- a CDS encoding SoxY-related AACIE arm protein, which translates to MPTTRRKFLGLAGGVTVAGTIPIVTLRPLEATPAMLSTAIRNVVGEAPVRFGKVKLDIPPLVENGNTVPMTVSVASPMTATDYVKSIHVFNEKNPQPNIGNFYLNSSSGRAQVSTRIRLADTQKVVAIARLSDDSFWQAAADVVVTLAACTEELN; encoded by the coding sequence ATGCCGACCACGCGACGAAAATTCTTGGGCCTTGCCGGAGGCGTGACAGTCGCCGGGACGATCCCGATCGTCACGTTACGGCCGCTCGAGGCAACGCCGGCGATGCTCAGCACCGCGATCCGCAATGTCGTCGGCGAAGCGCCGGTGCGCTTCGGCAAGGTGAAGCTCGACATCCCGCCGCTGGTCGAGAACGGCAACACCGTGCCGATGACGGTGAGCGTCGCAAGCCCGATGACGGCGACCGACTACGTCAAGAGCATCCATGTCTTCAACGAAAAGAACCCGCAGCCGAACATCGGCAATTTCTATCTCAACTCCTCCTCCGGCCGTGCCCAGGTCTCGACCCGCATCCGCCTCGCCGACACCCAGAAGGTGGTCGCGATCGCCCGCCTGTCCGACGACAGCTTCTGGCAGGCTGCCGCGGACGTCGTCGTGACGCTGGCGGCCTGCACCGAGGAGCTGAACTGA